The Dendropsophus ebraccatus isolate aDenEbr1 chromosome 3, aDenEbr1.pat, whole genome shotgun sequence genome includes a region encoding these proteins:
- the CLDN5 gene encoding claudin-5, protein MGAMVLEIFGLSLSIIGWVGVILACALPMWQVTAFIDNQIVTAQFHWEGLWMTCVIQSTGQMQCKVYDSILGLRPEVQAARALTVLAAILGIIALLVTVLGAQCTVCFQGTNVKSRMLLAGGVMYIVDGLLVLIPLCWTANIVIRDFFNPHVPNSNKREMGAALYVGWAATALLLLGGVLICLSSRGQRAMPVKYSASRRPTSNGDYDKKNYV, encoded by the coding sequence ATGGGAGCCATGGTTCTGGAGATCTTCGGGCTGTCCCTCTCCATCATCGGCTGGGTGGGGGTGATCCTGGCCTGTGCGCTGCCCATGTGGCAGGTGACAGCCTTCATCGACAACCAGATCGTGACTGCCCAGTTCCATTGGGAAGGGCTGTGGATGACCTGCGTGATCCAGAGCACCGGGCAGATGCAGTGCAAGGTCTATGACTCCATCCTGGGGCTGCGGCCGGAGGTGCAGGCGGCTCGGGCGCTCACTGTGCTGGCCGCCATCCTGGGCATCATCGCCCTCCTGGTCACCGTGCTCGGAGCCCAGTGCACCGTCTGCTTCCAGGGCACCAACGTCAAGAGCCGCATGTTACTAGCCGGGGGGGTGATGTACATCGTGGACGGGCTGCTGGTCCTCATCCCGCTCTGCTGGACGGCCAACATCGTCATCCGGGACTTCTTCAACCCGCACGTGCCCAACTCCAACAAGCGGGAGATGGGCGCCGCGCTGTATGTGGGCTGGGCGGCCACTGCCCTCCTGCTGCTCGGCGGGGTCCTCATCTGCCTGTCCAGCCGGGGGCAGCGGGCCATGCCGGTCAAGTACTCCGCCTCCCGGAGACCGACCTCCAACGGGGACTACGACAAGAAGAACTACGTGTAA